Proteins encoded by one window of Anaerosalibacter sp. Marseille-P3206:
- a CDS encoding aspartyl-phosphate phosphatase Spo0E family protein, with the protein MRKQKYIIELKENIEIKRDELNRLMCAEIDRDKVLKHSMELDKLIFKYYEFEKRNKKEARM; encoded by the coding sequence ATGAGAAAACAGAAATACATAATAGAGTTAAAGGAAAACATAGAGATAAAAAGAGATGAGTTAAATAGGCTTATGTGTGCTGAAATAGACAGAGATAAAGTATTAAAACATAGTATGGAATTGGACAAGTTAATATTTAAATATTATGAGTTTGAAAAACGCAATAAAAAAGAAGCAAGGATGTAA
- a CDS encoding ZIP family metal transporter: MNFIDPNNTFQVGMLASIIAGLLTGVGALPIFLTKNISNKMLDTLLGFAAGVMLAATSFSLIIPSIEFGGGGAKAALITAIGILVGGVFLDITDKYSPHVHLLDKREEGRDSSLAKIWLFIIAITIHNFPEGLAVGVGFGNNDIKNGLTLALGIGLQNMPEGLAVALALVSEKYKPSKAFFIALLTGLVEPIGGLLGLWLVRIFEPILPFILAFAAGAMLFVISDEIIPETHRGGHERAATYGILIGFVVMMFLDVTLG; encoded by the coding sequence ATGAATTTTATTGACCCTAATAATACTTTTCAAGTGGGAATGTTAGCAAGTATTATAGCAGGCCTTTTAACTGGTGTAGGCGCATTACCCATCTTTCTTACAAAAAATATATCTAATAAAATGCTAGATACACTATTGGGATTCGCAGCAGGTGTCATGCTGGCGGCTACATCTTTTTCGCTAATCATACCTAGTATTGAATTTGGTGGAGGCGGAGCAAAAGCTGCATTAATTACTGCTATAGGAATACTGGTCGGAGGTGTTTTTTTAGACATAACAGACAAGTATTCTCCTCATGTACACTTGTTAGATAAACGTGAAGAAGGTAGAGATTCTTCATTAGCAAAAATATGGTTATTCATTATTGCAATAACAATACACAACTTTCCTGAAGGTCTAGCAGTAGGTGTAGGATTTGGAAACAATGATATTAAAAATGGATTGACTTTAGCATTGGGCATTGGTCTTCAAAATATGCCTGAAGGATTAGCTGTAGCTCTAGCATTAGTAAGCGAAAAATACAAACCATCTAAGGCTTTTTTTATTGCATTACTAACTGGACTAGTAGAACCTATTGGTGGACTATTAGGTTTGTGGCTTGTAAGAATATTTGAACCTATACTCCCATTTATATTAGCTTTTGCAGCTGGTGCAATGTTGTTTGTAATAAGCGATGAGATAATACCAGAAACCCATAGAGGTGGTCATGAAAGGGCCGCAACATATGGTATTTTAATTGGATTTGTTGTAATGATGTTTCTAGATGTCACTCTTGGATAA